In the Acetobacteroides hydrogenigenes genome, GCCGAAGTTGGAGTTTACTCTCCCGTTCCCTTAATTAAGAATGCCATAAAGGCTGTTGAAACTGAAGAAATCTCCATTTTCGATTCTCCTCCAGGTATCTCGTGTCCTTTTATTGCCACTGTTGATAAGGCTGACTTTGTGGTGCTGGTTACCGAACCTACTCCTTTCGGACTAAACGACCTGATGCTATCTGTCGAAACTCTTCAGGAGCTCAAAAGACCTTTTGGCGTTATAATAAATCGTGCAGGAATGGGCGATAGCGGAGTTTACGACTACCTAAAGCAAAATAGCATTCCCTTGCTCATGGAAATTCCTTTCGACAGGGAGATTGCCCGTACCTATTCCGAAGGAAGATTACTCGTAGAACAAAACCTAAGCTATCGAGAAAAATTTTCAGAGCTGCTTAATGTAGTTGTTAGACAAATAAAAAAAGGGTAAGAAATGAAAGAACGCGTTTTAAGCATCACTGCAGCCATATCGAGGGTGCTTGTCGGTGTCGTTTTTATCTTTTCGGGTTTTGTAAAAGCGGTTGATCCGCTTGGCTCTACCTACAAGTTTATCGACTACTTCAACGCATTTGGCATGCCTTCACTGGAGGTTACGGCATTTCCCTTAGCAATCCTCTTAAGTGCTTTAGAGCTTACTATTGGTGTATGTCTAATACTGTTTATTCAAAGTCGATGGGCTAGCTGGGGTGCACTCTTCTTTATGATTTTCTTTACTCCACTTACGCTTTGGCTTGCCATTACCAATCCGGTTCACGA is a window encoding:
- a CDS encoding nucleotide-binding protein, which gives rise to MIKIAIASGKGGTGKTFVSTNLFWAIQNTGQAVSLVDCDAEEPNVAEFISGRVSDRSDIFQNVPVIDSAKCLFCGRCYNYCSYNAIVFLPSSRFIQVVEDLCHDCGACSVACKNGAITEKKKLLGTVKTMAINDHAQVVEARAEVGVYSPVPLIKNAIKAVETEEISIFDSPPGISCPFIATVDKADFVVLVTEPTPFGLNDLMLSVETLQELKRPFGVIINRAGMGDSGVYDYLKQNSIPLLMEIPFDREIARTYSEGRLLVEQNLSYREKFSELLNVVVRQIKKG